The following are encoded in a window of Physeter macrocephalus isolate SW-GA chromosome 9, ASM283717v5, whole genome shotgun sequence genomic DNA:
- the DMRTA1 gene encoding doublesex- and mab-3-related transcription factor A1, with protein sequence MEQSQCGSRDQSGSGPPHLAPGLVAAAALPQSPALPVPPGIPVPPTFLRPSSLFLRAAAAATAGSGGCPPPAGVERGLGAVACGYPRTPKCARCRNHGVVSALKGHKRFCRWRDCACAKCTLIAERQRVMAAQVALRRQQAQEESEARALQRLLYPGPSGPGGRSSGGGSNRTEYPQTTASGPATVSALGLSASRQASGLATPTFEIFQTDYTEEKQGRKESKCDSCQSGQEELVSKSHQFTLRSSPKSNDVTGKQNVRSSISENPNKDDSIQSPHPGEQSGGEESPRSLSSSDLESGNESEWARDFTDTTVSLPTVSSRPRDPLDILTKIFPSYRRSRLEGILQFCKGDVVQAIEQVLNGKEHKPDTRDLASSGALENTAFQRASNLSLAGIGFGTLGNKSAFSPLHSTSASYGGDSSLYSLNPRLGISPLRLAYSSPGRGLSGFMSPYLTPGLAPALPFRPALDYAFSGMIRDSSYLPIKDSATGGRLYSRPNQNNM encoded by the exons ATGGAGCAGTCACAGTGTGGCAGTAGAGACCAAAGCGGCAGCGGCCCACCCCACCTGGCCCCGGGGCTGGTGGCAGCGGCCGCTCTGCCACAGTCTCCAGCGTTACCGGTACCCCCGGGGATACCTGTTCCTCCAACTTTCCTGCGCCCGTCCAGCCTCTTTCTGCGGGCAGCCGCAGCCGCCACCGCGGGAAGCGGAGGCTGCCCGCCGCCTGCCGGAGTGGAAAGGGGGCTGGGCGCCGTGGCCTGCGGCTACCCACGGACACCCAAGTGCGCCCGTTGTCGCAACCACGGAGTCGTGTCAGCCCTCAAGGGCCACAAGCGCTTCTGCCGCTGGCGGGACTGCGCGTGTGCCAAGTGCACCCTGATCGCCGAGCGCCAGCGCGTCATGGCCGCACAGGTGGCGCTGCGCAGGCAGCAGGCCCAGGAGGAGAGCGAAGCCCGGGCGCTGCAGAGGCTTCTGTACCCTGGACCCTCAGGGCCCGGGGGTCGATCATCCGGAGGAGGCAGCAACAGAACGGAGTATCCCCAGACCACAGCAAGCGGCCCTGCGACGGTGAGTGCACTGGGACTGAGTGCCTCGAGGCAGGCTAGTGGTCTGGCGACTCCTACTTTCGAGATTTTCCAGACAGATTATACAGAGGAAAAACAAG gaCGAAAAGAGAGTAAATGTGACTCATGCCAGAGTGGACAAGAAGAACTGGTGTCTAAATCCCATCAATTTACCCTGAGATCATCTCCTAAGTCTAATGATGTCACTGGAAAACAAAACGTCAGGTCATCTATTTCAGAAAACCCAAACAAGGATGATAGCATTCAGTCTCCTCATCCTGGGGAGCAGTCAGGAGGTGAAGAGAGTCCCAGGTCCCTGTCATCCTCTGATTTGGAATCAGGAAATGAAAGTGAGTGGGCCAGAGACTTCACTGATACCACAGTCAGCCTTCCCACTGTGTCCTCTAGACCAAGAGACCCTCTTGATATCCTTACCAAGATTTTCCCAAGTTATAGACGCAGCCGTCTAGAAGGCATTCTACAGTTCTGCAAAGGGGATGTGGTCCAAGCCATTGAACAGGTCCTAAATGGGAAAGAACACAAACCAGACACCAGGGACCTAGCAAGCTCAGGAGCTTTGGAAAATACAGCTTTTCAGAGAGCTTCGAATTTAAGTTTAGCTGGAATTGGTTTTGGAACTCTAGGAAATAAATCAGCTTTCTCTCCCCTTCACAGTACTTCTGCTTCTTATGGAGGTGATTCAAGTCTCTACAGCTTAAATCCTAGGCTAGGTATCAGTCCATTACGGCTGGCATATTCCTCTCCAGGAAGAGGGCTGTCTGGTTTCATGTCTCCCTACCTAACTCCTGGGTTGGCACCAGCATTGCCTTTTCGGCCAGCTTTGGATTATGCCTTTTCAGGGATGATTAGGGATTCTTCTTACCTTCCCATCAAAGATTCAGCAACTGGTGGCAGACTGTATTCAAGGCCAAATCAGAACAACATGTAA